One region of Streptomyces leeuwenhoekii genomic DNA includes:
- a CDS encoding glycerol-3-phosphate dehydrogenase/oxidase: MRTATLGPAQRAESLAAMAERELDVLVVGAGVVGAGTALDAATRGLATGLVEARDWASGTSSRSSKLIHGGLRYLEMLDFALVREALKERGLLLERLAPHLVKPVPFLYPLRHKGWERLYAGSGVALYDAMSMARGHGRGLPLHRHLTRRHALRVAPCLKKDALVGALQYYDAQMDDARFVATLVRTAAAYGALTANRARVTGFLREGERVVGARVQDVEAGGEYEIRAKQVVNATGVWTDDTQAMVGERGQFHVRASKGIHLVVPKDRIHSTTGLILRTEKSVLFVIPWGRHWIVGTTDTDWDLDKAHPAASSADIDYLLEHVNSVLAVPLTRDDVEGVYAGLRPLLAGESDATSKLSREHTVAHPVPGLVVIAGGKYTTYRVMAKDAVDEAVHGLDLRVADCVTEDVPLLGAEGYRAMWNARARIAARAGLHVVRVEHLLNRYGSMAEEVLALIADDPSLGAPLHCADDYLRAEIVYAASHEGARHLDDVLTRRTRISIETFDRGTRSAREAAELMAPVLGWDEGQIEREVEHYEKRVEAERESQLQPDDLTADAARLGAPDIVPL; encoded by the coding sequence GTGAGGACAGCGACACTGGGGCCGGCGCAGCGCGCCGAGTCGCTCGCGGCGATGGCCGAGCGGGAACTGGACGTACTCGTCGTGGGCGCGGGGGTGGTCGGCGCGGGCACCGCCCTCGACGCCGCCACCCGGGGCCTGGCCACCGGCCTGGTCGAGGCGCGGGACTGGGCGTCGGGCACCTCCAGCCGGTCCAGCAAGCTCATCCACGGCGGCCTGCGCTATCTGGAGATGCTCGACTTCGCCCTCGTCCGGGAGGCGCTCAAGGAGCGCGGCCTGCTGCTGGAACGGCTCGCGCCGCACCTGGTCAAGCCGGTGCCGTTCCTGTATCCGCTCCGGCACAAGGGCTGGGAGCGGCTGTACGCCGGTTCGGGCGTCGCGCTCTACGACGCGATGTCGATGGCCCGCGGGCACGGCCGCGGGCTGCCCCTGCACCGTCACCTGACCCGGCGTCACGCCCTGCGGGTGGCGCCCTGCTTGAAGAAGGACGCGCTGGTCGGCGCGCTCCAGTACTACGACGCCCAGATGGACGACGCCCGGTTCGTGGCGACCCTCGTCCGCACCGCGGCGGCGTACGGCGCGCTGACCGCCAACCGCGCCCGCGTGACCGGGTTCCTGCGCGAGGGCGAGCGGGTCGTCGGCGCCCGGGTGCAGGACGTCGAGGCGGGCGGCGAGTACGAGATCCGCGCCAAGCAGGTCGTCAACGCCACCGGCGTGTGGACCGACGACACCCAGGCGATGGTGGGGGAGCGCGGGCAGTTCCACGTCCGGGCCTCCAAGGGCATCCATCTGGTCGTCCCCAAGGACCGCATCCACTCCACGACCGGGCTGATCCTGCGCACCGAGAAGTCGGTGCTCTTCGTCATCCCCTGGGGCCGGCACTGGATCGTCGGCACCACCGACACCGACTGGGACCTGGACAAGGCCCACCCGGCCGCGTCCAGCGCGGACATCGACTATCTGCTCGAACACGTGAACTCGGTCCTCGCCGTGCCGCTGACCCGCGACGACGTCGAGGGCGTGTACGCGGGCCTGCGCCCGCTGCTGGCCGGCGAGTCGGACGCCACCAGCAAGCTGTCGCGCGAGCACACCGTGGCCCATCCCGTGCCGGGGCTGGTCGTCATCGCGGGCGGCAAGTACACGACGTACCGGGTGATGGCCAAGGACGCCGTGGACGAGGCGGTGCACGGGCTGGACCTGCGGGTCGCCGACTGCGTCACCGAGGACGTCCCGCTGCTCGGCGCCGAGGGCTACCGGGCCATGTGGAACGCCCGCGCGCGCATCGCCGCCCGCGCAGGACTCCACGTCGTGCGCGTGGAGCACCTGCTCAACCGCTACGGCTCGATGGCCGAGGAGGTGCTGGCCCTCATCGCCGACGACCCCTCCCTGGGCGCGCCGCTCCACTGCGCCGACGACTACCTGCGCGCCGAGATCGTCTACGCCGCCTCGCACGAGGGCGCCCGCCACCTGGACGACGTGCTGACCCGCCGCACCCGCATCTCCATCGAGACCTTCGACCGGGGCACCCGCAGCGCCCGCGAGGCCGCCGAGCTGATGGCGCCGGTGCTGGGCTGGGACGAGGGCCAGATCGAACGGGAGGTCGAGCACTACGAGAAGCGGGTGGAGGCCGAGCGGGAGTCGCAGCTCCAGCCGGACGACCTGACGGCGGACGCGGCACGGCTCGGGGCGCCGGACATCGTGCCGCTGTAG
- a CDS encoding nucleotide sugar dehydrogenase: MPADLAVIGLGPYGLPLAQAAVAAGIPTLGYRTGPEADPLTPAELRRMLSGGFRTTASPAELGRVRTAVICAPTPPGADGGVDLAQVGAAARTLAGHLRPHTTVILESPVQPGTTEDFLRPVLEKGSGLRAGRDFHLAYSPSRVDPGNRDFTPANTPQVIGGLTPACTESAAAFYGRLTDKVVRARGPREAETVQLLETNFRHVNIALVNEMAVLCHDLGVDLWDVIRCAETKPFGFHAFRPGPGVGGHSVPQDLTGRASRVLRMVELAQQVNNQMPRYVVQRAAALLNEHGKSARGARVLLLGVTYKADLADQQAAPAQEIAVRLMELGASVSYHDPHIPAWTVLDRPVPRVDSLYEAAAEADLTILLQQHRTYDLQGLSVKAQLLLDTRGATPTGAAHRL, translated from the coding sequence ATGCCCGCAGATCTCGCCGTCATCGGACTCGGCCCGTACGGCCTGCCCCTGGCCCAGGCCGCCGTCGCCGCCGGCATCCCCACCCTGGGCTACCGGACCGGTCCCGAGGCCGACCCGCTCACCCCCGCCGAACTGCGCCGGATGCTCTCGGGGGGCTTCCGGACGACCGCGTCCCCGGCCGAACTCGGCCGGGTGCGCACCGCGGTCATCTGCGCGCCCACCCCGCCGGGCGCGGACGGCGGGGTGGACCTCGCCCAGGTCGGCGCGGCGGCCCGCACCCTCGCCGGCCATCTGCGGCCGCACACCACCGTGATCCTGGAGTCACCGGTGCAGCCGGGCACCACGGAGGACTTCCTCCGCCCGGTCCTGGAGAAGGGCTCGGGGCTGCGCGCCGGACGCGATTTCCACCTCGCCTACTCGCCCAGCCGGGTCGACCCCGGCAACCGCGACTTCACTCCCGCCAACACGCCCCAGGTCATCGGCGGCCTCACCCCCGCCTGCACCGAGTCGGCCGCCGCCTTCTACGGCCGCCTCACCGACAAGGTGGTCCGCGCCCGCGGCCCCCGCGAGGCGGAGACGGTCCAGCTCCTGGAGACCAACTTCCGCCATGTCAACATCGCACTCGTGAACGAGATGGCGGTCCTCTGCCACGACCTGGGCGTCGACCTGTGGGACGTCATCCGCTGCGCGGAGACCAAGCCGTTCGGCTTCCACGCCTTCCGTCCCGGCCCCGGCGTCGGCGGCCATTCCGTCCCCCAGGACCTGACCGGCCGCGCGAGCCGCGTCCTGCGCATGGTCGAACTGGCCCAGCAGGTCAACAACCAGATGCCCCGGTACGTCGTCCAGCGCGCCGCCGCCCTCCTCAACGAGCACGGCAAGTCCGCGCGCGGCGCCCGTGTGCTGCTCCTCGGCGTCACCTACAAGGCGGACCTCGCCGACCAGCAGGCGGCCCCCGCCCAGGAGATCGCCGTCCGCCTGATGGAACTGGGCGCCTCCGTGAGCTACCACGACCCGCACATCCCGGCCTGGACCGTCCTGGACCGTCCCGTCCCCCGCGTCGACTCCCTCTACGAGGCCGCCGCCGAGGCCGACCTGACCATCCTCCTCCAGCAGCACCGCACCTACGACCTCCAGGGCCTGTCCGTGAAGGCCCAGCTCCTGCTGGACACCCGGGGAGCCACCCCCACGGGGGCGGCGCACCGGCTGTGA
- a CDS encoding GuaB3 family IMP dehydrogenase-related protein has protein sequence MTEIEIGRGKRGRRAYAFDDIAVVPSRRTRDPKEVSIAWQIDAYRFELPFLAAPMDSVVSPATAIRIGELGGLGVLNLEGLWTRYEDPQPLLDEIAELDARSATRRLQEIYAAPIKEELIGQRIKEVRDSGVVTAAALSPQRTAQFSKAVVDAGVDIFVIRGTTVSAEHVSSSHEPLNLKQFIYELDVPVIVGGCATYTAALHLMRTGAAGVLVGFGGGAAHTTRNVLGIQVPMATAVADVAAARRDYMDESGGRYVHVIADGGVGWSGDLPKAIACGADAVMMGSPLARATDAPGKGNHWGMEAVNEELPRGQKVRLGTVGTIEEILAGPSHTPDGSMNFFGALRRAMATTGYSELKEFQRVEVTVADSQHRR, from the coding sequence GTGACTGAGATCGAGATCGGGCGCGGCAAGCGCGGCCGCCGGGCGTACGCCTTCGACGACATCGCCGTCGTCCCCAGCCGCCGTACGCGGGACCCGAAGGAGGTCTCGATCGCCTGGCAGATCGACGCCTACCGCTTCGAGCTGCCGTTCCTGGCCGCCCCCATGGACTCGGTCGTCTCCCCGGCCACCGCGATCCGCATCGGTGAGCTCGGCGGCCTCGGCGTGCTCAACCTGGAAGGGCTGTGGACGCGGTACGAGGACCCGCAGCCGCTGCTGGACGAGATCGCGGAGCTGGACGCGCGGAGCGCGACCCGGCGGCTGCAGGAGATCTACGCCGCCCCGATCAAGGAGGAGCTGATCGGGCAGCGGATCAAGGAGGTGCGCGACTCGGGCGTGGTCACCGCCGCCGCGCTCTCCCCGCAGCGCACGGCCCAGTTCTCCAAGGCCGTCGTGGACGCGGGCGTGGACATCTTCGTCATCCGCGGGACGACGGTCTCGGCCGAGCACGTCTCGTCCTCGCACGAGCCGCTCAACCTGAAGCAGTTCATCTACGAGCTGGACGTCCCGGTGATCGTCGGCGGTTGCGCCACCTACACCGCGGCCCTGCACCTGATGCGCACCGGTGCGGCGGGCGTGCTCGTCGGCTTCGGCGGCGGCGCCGCCCACACCACGCGCAACGTCCTCGGCATCCAGGTGCCCATGGCCACCGCGGTCGCCGACGTGGCCGCCGCCCGCCGGGACTACATGGACGAGTCCGGCGGCCGGTACGTGCACGTGATCGCGGACGGCGGCGTCGGCTGGTCCGGCGATCTGCCCAAGGCGATCGCCTGCGGCGCCGACGCCGTGATGATGGGCTCCCCCCTCGCCCGCGCGACCGACGCGCCGGGCAAGGGCAACCACTGGGGCATGGAGGCCGTCAACGAGGAGCTGCCGCGCGGCCAGAAGGTCCGCCTCGGCACGGTCGGCACGATCGAGGAGATCCTCGCCGGCCCGTCCCACACCCCGGACGGCTCCATGAACTTCTTCGGCGCCCTGCGCCGCGCCATGGCCACCACCGGCTACAGCGAGCTCAAGGAGTTCCAGCGGGTCGAGGTCACGGTCGCGGACTCGCAGCACCGGCGGTAG
- the guaB gene encoding IMP dehydrogenase: protein MTANVDGVPGKFATLGLTYDDVLLLPGPSDMAPDEIDTASYVSKNVRVNIPLLSAAMDKVTESRMAIAMARQGGVGVLHRNLSIEDQANQVDLVKRSESGMVANPITIHPDATLAEADALCAKFRISGVPVTDGAGKLLGIVTNRDMAFETDRSRRVREVMTPMPLVTGKVGISGVEAVELLRRHKIEKLPLVDDDGVLKGLITVKDFVKAEKYPNAAKDAEGRLLVGAAVGVAGDAFERAQALIEKGVDFIVVDTAHGHSRLVGDMVAKIKSNSSGVDVIGGNIATRDGAQALVDAGADGIKVGVGPGSICTTRVVAGVGVPQVTAIYEAALAAKEAGVPVIGDGGLQYSGDIAKALVAGADTVMLGSLLAGCEESPGELMFINGKQFKSYRGMGSLGAMQTRGDRKSFSKDRYFQEGVASDEQLVPEGIEGQVPYRGPLSSVVHQLVGGLRQSMFYVGGRTIPQLQERGRFVRITSAGLKESHPHDIQMTVEAPNYSAKR from the coding sequence ATGACTGCCAACGTCGACGGAGTGCCCGGAAAATTCGCGACACTCGGGCTGACCTACGACGACGTGCTGCTGCTGCCGGGCCCGTCGGACATGGCACCCGACGAGATCGACACCGCCTCGTACGTCTCCAAGAACGTGCGGGTGAACATCCCGCTGCTGTCCGCCGCCATGGACAAGGTCACCGAGTCGCGCATGGCGATCGCGATGGCCCGCCAGGGCGGCGTGGGCGTGCTGCACCGCAACCTGTCCATCGAGGACCAGGCCAACCAGGTCGATCTGGTCAAGCGCTCCGAGTCCGGCATGGTGGCGAACCCGATCACCATCCACCCGGACGCCACGCTCGCCGAGGCCGACGCGCTGTGCGCCAAGTTCCGCATCAGCGGCGTCCCGGTCACCGACGGGGCCGGCAAGCTGCTCGGCATCGTCACCAACCGTGACATGGCCTTCGAGACCGACCGCTCCCGCCGGGTGCGCGAGGTCATGACGCCGATGCCGCTGGTCACCGGCAAGGTCGGCATCTCCGGCGTCGAAGCCGTGGAGCTGCTGCGCCGCCACAAGATCGAGAAGCTGCCGCTGGTCGACGACGACGGCGTCCTCAAGGGCCTGATCACGGTCAAGGACTTCGTCAAGGCGGAGAAGTACCCGAACGCGGCCAAGGACGCCGAGGGCCGTCTGCTGGTCGGTGCCGCGGTCGGTGTCGCCGGGGACGCCTTCGAGCGCGCCCAGGCCCTGATCGAGAAGGGTGTCGACTTCATCGTCGTCGACACCGCCCACGGCCACTCCCGCCTGGTCGGCGACATGGTCGCCAAGATCAAGTCGAACTCCTCCGGCGTCGACGTCATCGGCGGCAACATCGCCACCCGTGACGGCGCCCAGGCCCTGGTCGACGCGGGCGCCGACGGCATCAAGGTCGGTGTCGGCCCCGGCTCCATCTGCACCACCCGCGTCGTCGCCGGCGTCGGCGTCCCGCAGGTCACCGCGATCTACGAGGCCGCGCTGGCCGCCAAGGAGGCCGGCGTCCCGGTGATCGGCGACGGCGGTCTGCAGTACTCCGGCGACATCGCCAAGGCCCTGGTCGCCGGCGCCGACACGGTGATGCTGGGCTCGCTGCTCGCGGGCTGCGAGGAGTCGCCGGGCGAGCTGATGTTCATCAACGGCAAGCAGTTCAAGTCGTACCGCGGCATGGGCTCCCTGGGTGCCATGCAGACCCGCGGCGACCGCAAGTCGTTCTCCAAGGACCGCTACTTCCAGGAGGGCGTCGCCTCCGACGAGCAGCTCGTCCCCGAGGGCATCGAGGGCCAGGTGCCCTACCGCGGCCCGCTCTCCTCGGTCGTCCACCAGCTCGTCGGCGGTCTGCGCCAGTCGATGTTCTACGTCGGCGGCCGGACCATCCCCCAGCTCCAGGAGCGGGGCCGGTTCGTCCGGATCACCTCGGCGGGCCTGAAGGAGAGCCACCCGCACGACATCCAGATGACCGTCGAGGCGCCGAACTACAGCGCCAAGCGGTGA
- a CDS encoding sigma-70 family RNA polymerase sigma factor — MRDDDAVPAEGTIGALVHRAVDGDEQATHDLLAHVHPLALRYCRTRLSRLPGDARHFVEDLAQEVCVAVLLALPRYKDTGRPFEAFVFAIAAHKVADLQRAAMRHPGSTAVPSDEMPERPDDSLGPEERALLSSDAEWAKKLLANLPESQRELLLLRIAVGLTAEETGRMLGMSPGAVRVAQHRALSRLRALAEQ, encoded by the coding sequence ATGCGCGACGACGATGCGGTTCCCGCGGAAGGGACCATCGGTGCGCTCGTCCATCGCGCCGTCGACGGGGACGAGCAGGCCACGCATGATCTGCTCGCCCATGTCCACCCCCTCGCGCTGCGCTACTGCCGCACCCGTCTGTCGCGCCTGCCGGGCGACGCCCGGCACTTCGTCGAGGACCTCGCCCAGGAGGTCTGCGTCGCGGTGCTGCTCGCGCTGCCCCGGTACAAGGACACCGGGCGCCCCTTCGAGGCGTTCGTCTTCGCCATCGCCGCCCACAAGGTCGCCGACCTCCAGCGTGCGGCGATGCGGCACCCCGGCTCGACGGCCGTCCCGTCCGACGAGATGCCCGAGCGGCCGGACGACTCCCTGGGCCCCGAGGAGCGGGCGCTGCTCAGCAGCGACGCCGAATGGGCCAAGAAACTCCTGGCCAACCTGCCCGAGAGCCAGCGGGAGCTGCTGCTGCTGCGCATCGCGGTGGGCCTGACGGCCGAGGAGACGGGCCGGATGTTGGGAATGTCACCCGGCGCTGTCCGGGTGGCCCAGCACCGGGCGCTGAGCCGGCTGCGGGCCCTGGCCGAGCAGTAG